The proteins below are encoded in one region of Toxoplasma gondii ME49 chromosome IV, whole genome shotgun sequence:
- a CDS encoding transketolase (encoded by transcript TGME49_318310), whose product MPQKRRGSNAHLGEANNQPEKKKVSPGKTELGATDVLCVNTIRCLGADLPTIANSGHPGAPMGMAAMAHALWGYVLRHSGKHPQWFNRDRFVLSNGHACALLYSMLHLTGYDMSLEDLRQFRQLHSKTPGHPEAHYAAGIETTTGPLGQGISNAVGLALASEYMSAKFNKDGFPLFDNHVFVFCGDGCLEEGVSSEACSLAGHLGLHRLTVLYDDNNITIDGELHLAFSEKVQQRFKAYDWHVDVVDDGNTDVAGLVQAMENAKKRTDKPTLICVRTTIGFLSSKAGTAKVHGSPLSEEELRAVKEQCGLSPDEKLQIPEEVKQFYAQVQERGERSVEAWNALFERYKKEYPSEGEEIERMFSHKLRPEVLETLKTLGEKAKEKADSTRAHSGRMLLGIKDFMPELIGGSADLTGSNCTDLKEPSFQVANRSGRYIHFGVREHAMIAMANGLYHFGCMRPFCATFLNFVTYGWGAVRLAALSKCGVLVVATHDSIELGQDGPTHQPIEVLALCRATPNLIAIRPADGTEVAGAYAVWLRDELKRVTVLSLCRSSVPVLQGSSFDGVIKGAYVLSDFENNGKKKVVIAGSGSEVHFCVEAKKLLTNNWDVRLVSMPCWTLFDEQPAEYRNQVLCLSERRQGKVLTAYVEAASPFGWEKYFDVHVGLPTFGGSAPAKALYEFFGFSPANIAKRIEEFQAPF is encoded by the exons ATGCCGCAGAAGCGCCGGGGCTCCAACGCCCATCTGGGCGAGGCCAACAACCAgcctgagaagaagaaagtttCTCCTGGAAAAACCGAACTCGGCGCCACTGACGTCCTCTGCGTGAACACGATTCGCTGTCTCGGCGCGGACCTGCCTACC ATTGCCAACAGCGGGCATCCTGGCGCCCCCATGGGCATGGCTGCGATGGCGCATGCGCTCTGGGGCTACGTGCTACGACACTCGGGAAAACATCCGCAATGGTTCAACCGCGAccgcttcgttctctcgaATGGCCATGCCTGTGCGCTTCTCTACTCGATGCTGCACTTGACAG GCTACGACATGTCCCTCGAGGATCTGCGTCAGTTCCGCCAGCTGCACAGCAAGACTCCTGGGCACCCTGAGGCACACTACGCCGCGGGCATTGAAACCACAACCG GTCCCCTGGGCCAGGGAATCAGCAACGCAGTGGGCCTTGCACTCGCGAGTGAATACATGTCCGCGAAGTTCAACAAGGATGGGTTCCCGCTCTTCGACAATCATGTCTTTGTCTTTTGCGGAGACGGCTGTCTCGAAGAAG GAGTGTCGAGCGAAGCTTGCTCTCTCGCGGGCCATCTTGGCCTGCACCGCCTGACGGTGCTCTACGACGACAACAACATCACCATCGACGGCGAACTCCATCTCGCGTTTTCGGAGAAAGTTCAGCAGCGCTTCAAAGCCTACGACTGGCATGTGGACGTCGTGGATGACGGGAACACCGACGTCGCCGGCTTGGTTCAG GCCatggagaacgcgaagaaacgcaccGACAAGCCGACGCTGATTTGCGTCCGAACCACAATCGGTTTCCTCTCAAGCAAGGCAGGAACTGCGAAAGTCCATGGATCACCCctgtctgaagaagagctgcGAGCCGTCAAGGAACAGTGCGGACTGAGCCCCGACGAGAAGCTGCAAATCCCTGAAGAAGTCAAACAA TTCTACGCACAAGTGCAGGAGCGCGGTGAACGTTCCGTGGAGGCGTGGAACGCGCTGTTTGAGAGATACAAGAAAGAGTACCCATCTGAGGGTGAGGAGATCGAGAGAATGTTCAGTCACAAACTGCGGCCGGAAGTCTTGGAAACCTTGAAGACGCTGGGCGAGAAAGCCAAAGAGAAAGCCGACTCGACGCGCGCGCACTCGGGACGCATGCTGTTGGGAATTAAAGACTTCATGCCCGAACTG ATCGGCGGCAGTGCGGATTTGACCGGGTCGAATTGCACAGACTTGAAAGAGCCTTCGTTCCAGGTGGCGAACCGATCTGGACGCTACATCCACTTTGGAGTCCGCGAACATGCCATGATTGCCATGGCGAACGGCCTGTATCACttcggctgcatgcgcccctTCTGCGCGACGTTCCTGAACTTTGTGACTTACGGCTGGGGAGCAGTGCGTCTCGCGGCGCTGTCCAAGTGTGGAGTCTTGGTAGTCGCGACGCATGACTCCATCGAACTCGGCCAAGACGGCCCCACCCACCAGCCCATCGAAGTCCTCGCGCTCTGCAGGGCGACTCCAAACCTCATCGCCATTCGACCTGCGG acggcaCCGAAGTCGCTGGCGCCTACGCGGTCTGGCTGCGAGACGAGTTGAAGCGCGTCacggttctctctctgtgtcgtaGTTCCGTTCCTGTCCTGCAAGGAAGTTCCTTCGACGGCGTCATCAAGGGCGCGTACGTTCTCAGCGACTTCGAGAAcaacggaaagaagaag GTCGTCATCGCGGGCAGCGGGAGCGAAGTCCACTTCTGCGtagaggcgaagaaactcctgaCGAACAACTGGGATGTGCGCCTCGTCTCGATGCCTTGCTGGACGCTCTTCGATGAACAACCTGCAGAGTACAGAAACCAagttctgtgtctctccgaaCGCAGACAAGGCAAAGTCCTCACTGCCTACGTGGAAGCTGCGTCTCCCTTCG GATGGGAGAAGTACTTTGACGTCCATGTCGGTCTGCCGACGTTCGGAGGGAGCGCGCCGGCGAAGGCTCTCTACGAGTTTTTCGGCTTTTCTCCGGCGAACATCGCCAAGCGAATTGAGGAGTTCCAAGCCCCTTTCTAG